Genomic window (Synechococcus sp. LA31):
CTCGCTCCACCAGCAGCGGCTCGCTGCCGATGAAGCCCTGCCAGGCGCTCGGATCTCCCTCGGGGTCGCCGCCGAAATAGAAGCTGTTGAACACCTCCACCAGAGCTTCGAAGCTCGGTAGATGGCCGAGGCCGCCCCGGCGCAGCAGCTCTAGTGATGCCTCCCAATCGTTGTTCCAGCAGCCCTCCGCCTTGAGCGCGTCGATGCTGGCTGCGTGCGGCCGCACACCGCTGTAGTGGTGCACCGTTTCCACGATCGCTCGGCGGTAGCTGCCGCCGACATCCCGGATCACGCCGTCGATATCGAACAGCAGGACGGCGCGGGGAGTCAGGTGGTTGGCCACAGGGACTGGTAGATTAATTGTTTGTGATTAAGCCTTGAGCGCTGACACCATGAGCACAGAGAGCGCTGAAAGCGCCGTGGCGACGGCCGCCCCTGAGGTTGCCTCAGAGGACACCACAGAAGGCCGTCCCGTGCTGCGTGGTGCCAGTGCTGTTCTGGCCGCCGCCACCATCGACGAGAACGGCGTTCCCTCCGGCCGCACTCCCAAGGCCGATGAAGGCCGCTTCCTGCTGAAGATCCTCTGGTTGCCCGACAACGTGGCCCTGGCCGTTGACCAGATCGTGGGTGGCGGCCCCAGCCCCCTCACGTCCTACTTCTTCTGGCCTCGCGAAGACGCCTGGGAAACTCTCAAGACCGAGCTGGAAGGCAAGAGCTGGATCACCGATAACGAGCGCGTTGAAATCCTCAACAAGGCCACCGAGGTGATCAACTACTGGCAGGAAGAGGGCAAAGGCAAGAGCCTTGAAGAGGCCAAGCTCAAGTTCCCCGACGTCACCTTCTGCGGTACCGCCTGATCAGCCACCCGCTTGTTTGTTTCCCAAGCCCCCGCAAGGGGGCTTTTTCATGAGTGTCGCGTCTTATTGGCGTCGGCGTGTGATCTGGCCAAAGTTGCTGGCGGTGATCAAGGCCGGATCGGTGGCGGTTTCCACGGTGAAGCTGCGCGATTCGCTCTGGCTGGTGCCATCGGGATACACAAAGGTCACGAGCCCCTCGAGAGTTATCAGAGAGCCATCGCGGCTGAGTTTGCGCAGATTGTCCACGCTCACCCGCTGAAATTGGCTGAAGAAGGCGGGATCGAACTGATCTGCTGCTTCCCCACCGAAGCGTTGGCGGGCGGCCTGGATGTTGCCAAGCGAGAGGTCGTTGTAGAGCTGCTCCACGCTGGCCACTGCTTGGGCGGTGGAGGCCGCCTCCCTGCGGATGGCCTCAAGATCTGGCTCTGGCGCCGTGGGAGGCTCCGCAGCCGATGGCGCCGGATCTTGGCGGGCTGGGCTGCCGCTGAGATCGCCGACGTCCGGGTTCCTTACCGGGGAGCTTTGCAGCAGCAGCCACGCCAGGCCCCCCCCTACTCCCACCACCAGCACACCGGCGATGAAGCTCAGCACGGCCACCAGGCCGCGGCTGCCACCGCTGGGGGGGATGGCGTTCAGTTCGAAGGTCTCCCCTTCAGCCTCTGCGTCCAGATCGGGTTCGCGTTCTGGTGGTTCCTCTGGAGCCATTCCCTCGCTGTTGACGGCCGCCAGGCCCATCAGCCCGCGTAGCACAGCCTCCATCCGCGCACTGATCGCTGCAGCGAACACCTCGTTGAGCTCCTGCTGCAGCCGTAGTTGCAGGCGGGGATCGGCCGGGAGCGGTGGGTGCTGGGCTACGGCGTTGTTAAAGCCTGGCGTCATCACCAAATATTTCAGCGCAGGCAGCAGCGGTCGCTGCTCCTGGCCGCAGAGATCGCCAACCAGGGCCTGAAGCCGGCGGCCATCGCTGGGTAGCCCACGCTCCAGATCGCTAAGGATCTGGCAGCGCAGCCTGCCTCCGAGCTCGTGATCGTTCAAGGGTTCACCGGCGCCGCGCCGGGTATCGCAGCTGCAGGCATCTTGCCGTTTGCTGGTGGCTGCGGCGTGCGCGCCCGCTGCCATTGCCAGGCCAGCTCGCGGCTGAGCTCCGGACAGCCCGGCACCGCTGCGTTTTGGCTGGTGGCGATTAACGCCCCCAGCGGATCCACCGCCACCCGCTCGCGCAGCTGGGTGGCGGCCAGCGGCTGCTCCAGCAGCATTCGGAACTGGGCACGGCGCTGGCTGAGGTTGGAGCGGATCTGATCGGGCTGGGCGCATAGCTCCCGGGCTATGGCCCGCAGGGGGGTGTCGCGTCTGCTCAGCAGCCAGCTCCCCAGTGCCAGAGCAGCCGCAGCCAGCAGCAAACCGCCCCCCCAGGCCCTGCGGCGGTCTGGGGCCTGCCCGCGCCTGGCGATCGCTAGCGACACATCGTCGCCGCTGCCCTCGGCGGTGATCCGGGCCAGCCCCTCCTCCAGCTCATCGCTGTTGTGCAGGTCCACAACGCCGGCGCAGAGGTGCAGGTAGTCGGCATCCGTGGCGCAGGATTTGCGGACCCCATCGGTGCTGAGCACAAGGGCCCGCAGCGGGCTGCCCAGCTCCAGCCGGGCTCGTTGTTGCCAGTGCTGCTGCTCCGGCGGCTGGCAGAGGCTCCCGGTGGCCTCACTGCCTCTGTGTCCGAGCTCTTCGCTCAGCAGTTCGGCGGTGCCCTGGCGTGTCACCCCCACCAAGTCCCAATCGCCGATGCCGGTGCAGCCCCACCACTCTGGTGCCAGCAGCACCAGGCCCAAGGTGGTGCCGTAGCTGAGCGGTGAAAAGGCTTGATCGTTGCCCTGGGAGTGCTCGAACCAGTCGGCTTTGATCGCGTGTCGCCATTGCTGTTGGATGCTTGCGGCCAGCTCTCGCTCCAAAAGTTGCAGCCAGCGCTGGTGATCCGCTAGAGGCGTTTGAACCAGAGCTGTCTCCACGGCCTGCTGCGCCACCTGGCAGGCCAGGGCGCTGCCCCGGTGGCTGAGCCCGTACAGGGCGCTGCCATGGCCGTCGGCGACCGCCATTAGTTGCAGCCTGCCGTGGCGACTGCGCAGGCTCACGCTCAAGCTGGCGTCCTGGCAGGGTTGCCCGCGGCGCTGATGTGCTGCGCCGATCACGCTGCAGGCCCTTGGCTGCTGCCAGGGGGTCACCACACCAGCGGACCCACGTCGTCGCTGGGATCCAACAAGGTGGGTGGCAGATCCGGCAAGGGGATGTTGCTGCCGCTGCTCGGCAGCGGCGCTTCAGCGGGTGTCACGCGGCTGGCGGGCATAGAGGCGGCTCCCACCACGGCGGTGGAGGCCCATTGGATGTACTGGGCCAGGGTGGTGGCGTTACTGGCCTGTAGCGGCCGCCGCGGTGATTTGTTGTGGCTGGTGGGTTCCGGCCCGATGAATTGCTGCAGCACGTCCAGATCGGCGTCGTGGCCCATGGCGATCGCCAGGCGCACCGCCTTCTGGGCCCAGGGCCGCCGCATCAGATTGGCCAGGCCTGCATCGAAATCATCGGTGGGCTGGCCATCGGAGATCAGCACTAGCACCGGCGGGAGGGCTCGCTCCTCCATCGGTGGCGACTGCAGGGCATCGGCCACCAAATTGAGGGCCTCGCCCATGGATGTGATGCCGCCGGCCTCGAGGTCGCGCCACTGCAGCTGCTGCACCGGCGTGGGTTCTGGCAGGTGCCAAACAGCCTGATCGGCAAAGCGCACGGCGCGCACCAGCACCCGCGCTTCCGGGTTCTCGCGAGCCACCTCCGCCATCCCTGGTAGCGACTGTCGGATGGCCTGGTTGAGGGCCTGCATCTTCCCCTGGGCCGCCATCGAGCCGGAGCAGTCGCAGAGATAGATGAAGTGCAGCGGCCGGTTGCTGAGCCGAACGTTGGGGAAGGGCATGGCTTAAGGGCGCAGCACCAGGATTGATCCGGCACTGCTTTGAAGCTGCTGCAGGGCCGCGAGATTACAGGTTTTGCCAGGGTCCAGCTCGATGCTCTGGCCAGCCTGCGTTTGGCCGTGCCAGCGGCTTTGGCTCAGGTTCTGTAGGCCCAGCAGGCTCGGTTCGCTCGGGTGTGCCACCAGGCGCGCCAGCGGCGTGTTGATCGCTTCACTGTTCAAAGGATCGAAGTGGTGGGGCTGGAGCTCATTGCCGTCGGTGGCGCTGACGCGCCCGTGGGGGAGCTGCAGCTGCACCGGTGGTGCCAGAGCGGAGCTGCAGCTCCAGCAGCGGCTGGGGGCATCGGCGGTTGGGAAGGTCTCCTGGCCGCAGTGCTGGCACAGCTGCCGTTGATCCAGGCAATGGCTGATCGCCTGCTTCCACTGGCCGGTGAGGGTGCGTTGGTTGGGTTGGTGCAGCCCTGGCCCGAAGCTCTGTACAAACAGACGCTGCAGCGCATCCGGATAGATCGGCCAGGTAATCAGCGCAGCACTGTGCTCGATCGGATCGGGGCGGTTGGCGCTGTTGTGGGGATCAAAAATGAAGAGGGCTTCCTCGCCGTAGACCCGCCGCCGCGCCGGTTCATCCAGGCAGCGGATGGCCAGTTCTTGCTGGCCGCGGAAGGGATCGTGACGCGTCAGCAACCGGAAGAGCAGCACCGCCAGCGAGAACAGGTCGCTACCAGCGCTTGGCCGGGCCAGGCCTAGCAACACCTCTGGGGCCATGAAGCCCGGCGTGCCGAGCACGCTGCCGCTGCCGCGCCCATCCACATCCACGTTGTCGTTGTCGCAGATCAGGATGCGGCCGCTGCCGGGCTGCAGGAAGAGATTGCCCAGCGAAATGTCCTTGTAACAGAGGCCCTTGAGATGCAGCTGGTGGAAGGCCTCCGCCAGGTGGAAGCAGGCCTTGATCACGTTTTGCAGGCTGATCTCGATCGCACCGCCTGCGTGCTGGTGGGCGCCGAGGAAATCGCCGGGGCGGAGGGCCATTAGGTAGCCGAAACCGGCAGGGGATGCCCGGATCCGGCTGCGGCTGGTGGTGGTGGGCTCCAGCACCGCCAGCGGCCAGAGGAAATCCTCATTTGGCGCTCCTAGCCGGATGCTCTGCTGCAGACGCTCCTGCAGCTGAGGGTCGCGGGCGATGCAGGCGGGGAAGTACCACTTCAACGCCAGTCGCTCGTTCCCCAGCTGCACGGCAAAGACTTGGCCCTGGCTGCCGCCCCCCAGAGCCCGCTCGATCTGTAGCGGTTGCTCTAGGCCCTCAAAACGCAGGTTTTCGCCTTCCGGTAGCAACCCGTTCATGGCAGGGCTGGGTCCTGGCCGATGGCCTGGCGGATGCCATTGCGGTGGGCCAGCGCCGTGCGGCGGTTGGCGAAGCCATGGCGCAGAGCCCGGCCATCGCGCAGCACCAGCGTGAGCTTGTGCTGCTTGCGGGAGCCCAGCAGGATCCAGCCAGTTAGAGCTCCTGCCTGCAACGGCCAGAACAGCAGCGGGAATGGCAGCAGGAGTAACCCGCCCAGGCACAACAGCAGCCACCAGCTGAAGATGTGAGGGTGCTGGGGCTCGCTCTGCACGGAGGCGGTGCGGATCTCGGCCACAGCCACGTGCTTGTTGCCCACGCTGATGCTTTGCGGCGCCGGGCTGGATGACTGGGCTGGGGTGACGGCGCATTCGAACACCAGCACCGGGCCGCTACGCCCAAGGCGGATTTCATCGCCGTCGTCAAGGCGCCGGCATTGGTGCACCTGACGGCCCTCCAGAAACGTGCCATCGCTGCTTTGCCAATCGCACACCAGCCAGCCTTGGCTACTGGAGAAACGCACCACGGCGTGGTGATCTGACACCCCCTCCTGGTTGGCCAGGCAGAGCCGATTGGCCGCGGCGCGGCCGATGGTGAGCGGTTCAGCGGGATCCAGCGGTGCCACCTTGCGGCGGTCGGCGGCCAGCAGCAGCTTTGCGGTGGGGGCGCTCATGGCTCACCGCGCCTTCGGCGCCACCAGAGTTGCCAGTCGTCGCGCAGGTCGTTCCACCAGCCGCCGTCGCGCTCTCGATAGGGCACCACCCGCCCGGGGAAGAGCAGGGCCTTGCTGGCCAGGGCTAGGGCGAAAAGCACCATCACCAGCAGCACCCAGCCGGGAAGTGCACCCACCCAGGTGGCGGCGAAGAAGGCCCGGATGGCATACAACCCGATCGTGAATGCCAGCCATAGCCGGAAGGGTTCCCAGGGGTCCCGCTGGCGCAGCAACGAATCGCTTCAAGGCTGGCCGTAGCCTATGGCCGGGCTGCAACACCTGCCTGGCATCGCCATCTCAGCTGGAACTTTGGCGCGAGCTGGCGCGAGCAGCTCTGCGTGGCCCCTGGCGCGAACGGCCTGCAGCCATCACCCAGGCCTGGCAGCCGCTGCTGGCCCGCGAGGCCAGCGTGGAGCTATGGAGCGGCGGCCAGCAGCTCAGCGAGCGCGTGCTCGCGAATGAGCGATACCGGCTAGGCCGCGATCCAGCCTGTGAGCTGCCCCTGGAGGAACCGGGCCTGAGCCGGGTGCACGCCATCCTCGAGAAACAGCGCCCCAGCGACCGCGACTTTGCCCTGGAGGATTTCAACTCCGCCAATGGGCTGTTTCACCGCGACCGCCGCATCCGCTGGATTCAGCTGCGCGACGGCGATGCGGTGCGCCTGGGCTCGCCCCTGAAGGGCCAGGCGCCGGAGCTGCGTTATCGCCATCCCCGTAGTCCGCTGGAGCAGGCGGTGCACCTGATCGGTGTAGCGGCCCTGGCTGGCTCCACCCTGGTTGTGAGCGGCATGCTGCTCGCCTCCAGCATCGGTGGCGGCTCGAAGATCCGATCCATCTCTGGCCCGGTGAAAATCTTTGCCGCCGATGGCCGCCAGATCGATGCGAAGGAGGGGGCCTCCACGGCGCTTCCTTCGCTTCAGAGCTATCCCCTGCATCTGCGTCAGGCGCTGATGGCTTCGGAGGAGGCGCGCTTCGGCTGGAACAGCGGGATCGATCTGTTTGGCACGTTGCGCTCAGCTCTGCTGGGTACTGGCGGCGGCAGCGGCCTCACCCAGCAGGTGGCCCGCATGGTGTACCCAGAGGTGGGCCGAGATCTGAGCCTCACCCGCAAGCTGCGCGAGCTGTGGGTGGCGCTGCAGCTTGAGGTGGGTTTCAGCAAGAACCAGATCCTCAAGCTTTATCTGGATCGGGCTTATCTGGGGTTCGGCACCGAAGGCTTTGAGCAGGCCGCGCAGCTCTATTTCCGCAAGTCGGCCAGCGATCTCGATGTGAGCCAGGCGGCCTTCCTGGTGGGATTGCTACCCAGCCCCAATGGCTATAGCCCCTGCAATCTCGACGATCCCGGCGCCGGCCTGGAGCGCCGCAATCTCGTGCTCAAGCTGATGCATGAACAGGGTTGGCTCAGCGACCAGGCTCTGATCGATGCGCAACGGCGCCCGCTCAATATCGATCCCTCCGCCTGCCGGGAATCCACGTTCAGCAGCTATCCCTTCTTCAGCGATTACGTGCTCGGTGAGCTGGGGGGGACCCGCTTCGGCCTTGATCTGAGCAGCGCCGATGCCGATGGCAATTACGCCGTGGTGAGCACGATCAATCCCCGCTTGCAGCAGATCGCTCAGGATCAGCTCAAGCGTTTCTTGGAGGGGCCCGCCGCTGCAGCAGGCCTTAGCCAGGGGGCCCTGATCACGGTTAACACCGAAACCGGCGACATCCTTGCTTACGTGGGTGGTGGCGATTACAGCCGCTCCAGCTTTGATCGCGTGCAGGCCCTGCGCCAGCCGGGCTCCACCTTCAAGCTCTTCCCCTTTCTGGCAGCCCTGGCCGCGGGCGTTTCATCGCTCGATCGGATCTCCTGCGCCCCCCTCGATTACGTGGCGGGCTGCCGCAGCGGAGGGGGCAGCATCAGCGTGGCGGATGGTTTTGCCCGCTCGGAAAACGTGGTGGCCCTGCGCTTGGCAGAACGGGCCGGGTTGCCGGCGGTGCTCAAGCTGGCCCGCCGCCTGGGCTTGTCCACGCCCCTCGATGCCGATTACAACACCATCCTTGGCGGCCGAGAAACCTATCTCTACGAGCTGGCCCGCGCCTATGCGGTGGTGGCTAATGGTGGCCGCTCCGTTCCCATCCATGGCGTCAGCCGTATCTACGACTTGGGCGTTTGCGGTTCGATCAAGAGCCTCGAGCAGTGCCCGCAGCGGGGCGTCACCGTGCCGATCGGCGAGCAGATGCGGCAGCTGCTGCCCCCAGACCTGGCGGCCAAGATGGATCAACTGCTGGTTGGCGTGGTGCAGGGCGGCACGGGTCGGGCCGCGGGCCTGGTGGCCGACGCCCGTGGCAAAACCGGCACCACCAACAACGGTGTGGACGTGCTGTTTGTGGGCTACTCCCCCTCCAGCAAGCTGCTTACCGCCATCTGGATGGGGAACGACGACAACACCCCGGCCCAGGCTGCCAGCGGTGCCCAGGTGGCCGAGTTGTGGGGCCGTTACATGCAGCAGGCCACTACAGCAATTCCCGGATCCGGGTAACCACGGCCCAGAGCAAGCCGAGCAGCAAACCCCAGCCCCAGCTGCTGGATAACAGCCGCTGCGCGGCCGTGCTGGTCTCAGCGGAATGTTGCCGCGGCAGCTGCCAGCCCAGTTGCAAAGCGCCATACACCAGCAGCAGCACCCATGCGGGGATTGTGAGCCCGGCGCTTTCGAAGTTGAGCACGCGCCACTGCAACAGGCTCAGCCCCGCTGCCAGGCCGATCAGGGCGCTAATGGCACCTGACGCACCGCTCCACAGCCGCGTGACCTGCCATCGCCCAGCGCAGAAGGCGGCCAGAACGAGGCAGGCCAGGGCGGTTAAGCAGTAGCGCAGAATCACATCGCTCAGTTGCAGCGGCGAGTTCCCCAGCAGGATCAGCAGCAGGATCAAGTTGAGGCCAGCTTCGAGGCCGCTGCTGTGGATCCAAGCCTGGCTCAGCCAGCGCCAGGCTTGGCGTGGCTGGCTGGCCTGCTCGCTGGAGAGGGGCCAGCGGCGCCGCAACGGCTTGAGCGGCCCAAGGCTCAGGGCTTGCAGCAGGGCGAGCACGAGCACCAGTACCACTCCGCTGCTCCAGTTCCACACGTCGAACAAGGCCTGATCCAGCTCGGCGCCAGCCCAGGCGAACACCAGGGCGCCTGCGGCCGCCAGGGCTAGCCCTGGGGCCAAGCGTTCAAGATCGCGCCAGAGCTGAGGGGCCGCTGCTGGAATGCCCGGGGCTAGCGCATCTGATACGGGTGCTGATGCTGGGTGCGTCTCCTCATCCGAAGCGGTTTGCCCAGTGGCGGCCTGCAGCAGATCGAGCAGTTCCTGCAGCACTGCTGGTGCGTAGGTGCCGCTGAGTTGGGCTTTTAGGCTGGCCAGGGCTGATTGCTGCGTGGCTCCCCGGTTGTGTAGAGCCTGCAGGAGTAGCGGTTGACCAGCGAGATCGCGTACAGGTCCGCGCAGGCTCTCGTTGGCGCCCAATGCATCCATCAGCCGGTTGGTGAGCGCACGCGACTGCAGCAGGCTGGCGGGTTCCGCGGCCAACCATTGATGCAGCTGAACTCCCAGATCATGGCCAACGCCCATCAGTGCGATCTCACTGGCTGAGACGAAAAAAGCGCCCCGCTGGGGGCGCTAGGAATCGAATGGCGACGCAAGCTGGTCAGGCCTTGGCAGCCTGCACGCGAGCACGGGCGCGGGCCAGCTCCTGCTGGGCTTTGATCTTGTCGGCACTAGCCGGTTGGCCTTCGAACTTGGCCAGGGCCGCCGTGGCCGCATCCAGCTCCTTGCCGGCAGCATCAGCGTTGATGCTGTTGCCGAGTTCGGCCGCATTCACCAGCACGGTGACTTCGTCGGCATCCACTTCGGCAAAGCCGCCCTGGAGGGCAATCGCCTGCCATCCATTGCCTTCACGAACCCGCAGCACACCGAAATCGAGGGCGGTGAGGAGGGAAACGTGACCGGGAAGGATGCCGAGCTGGCCGGTGGTGCTGGGAAGGATCACTTCGTCGGCGTTGCCGTCGAAGACGCTCTGGTCAGGTGCCAGAACGCGAAGGGTGAGAGACATCAGTTAAGCCTCCGGATCAGCCTTTGGCTTCAGCTTGGATCTTGGCGGCCTTGGCTTTCACTTCATCGATGTTGCCTACCAGGTAGAAGGCCGCTTCGGGAAGATGATCCAGCTCGCCTGCCAGGATCATGTTGAAGCCACTGATGGTGTCCGCCAGCTTCACGTACTTGCCGGGCATGCCGGTGAAGATCTCAGCCACGAAGAAGGGCTGAGAGAGGAACTTCTCAATTTTGCGAGCGCGGTCCACAGTGCGGCGGTCGTCTTCAGACAGTTCGTCCAGACCCAGAATCGCAATGATGTCCTGGAGCTCTTTGTAGCGCTGCAGGGTGGACTGCACGGCACGGGCGGTGCGGTAGTGCTCGTCGCCCACAACGGCAGGCTGGAGCATGGTGCTGGTGGAATCCAGGGGATCCACAGCGGGGTAGATGCCCTTGGAGGCCAGGCCGCGGCTGAGCACGGTGGTGGCATCCAGGTGGGCGAAGGTGGTTGCGGGAGCCGGGTCGGTCAGGTCGTCCGCAGGCACGTAGACGGCCTGAATCGAGGTGATCGAACCTTCCAGCGTGGAGGTGATGCGCTCCTGCAGAGCGCCCACATCAGTGCCAAGGGTGGGCTGGTAGCCCACAGCCGACGGCATGCGGCCCAGCAGTGCTGACACCTCAGAACCGGCCTGCACAAAGCGGAAGATGTTGTCCACGAACAGCAGCACGTCCTGCTTGTTCACGTCGCGGAAGTGCTCAGCCATGGTGAGAGCCGACAGACCCACGCGCATGCGGGCGCCCGGGGGCTCGTTCATCTGGCCGTAGCAGAGGGCCACCTTCGACTTGGATAGGTCGTCGGGGTTGATCACGCCCGATTCCTTGAATTCCTCGTAGAGATCGTTGCCCTCACGGGTGCGCTCACCCACGCCGGCGAACACAGACACACCGCCGTGCTCTTTGGCGATGTTGTTGATCAGCTCCTGGATCAACACGGTTTTGCCGACACCGGCGCCACCGAACAGGCCAACCTTGCCGCCTTGGCGGTAGGGAGCCAGGAGGTCGATCACCTTGATACCGGTCTCGAACACCTGGGGCTTGGTTTCGAGATCGGTGAGCTTGGGAGCTTCGCGATGGATCGGAGCAGTGGCGGTGGTGGTCACCGGGCCTTGCTCATCAACGGGCTCTCCGAGCACATTGAAGATGCGGCCGAGAGTGGCTTCACCAACGGGCACAGAGATGGCAGCGCCGGTGTCGACGGCTTCCATGCCGCGCACCAGACCATCGGTGGTGCTCATGGCCACGGCGCGCACGCGGTGGTCACCCAGGAGCTGTTGCACTTCAGCGGTCAGAGCCACGTCTTGACCGGCTGAGTTTTTGCCCGTCACGCGGAGGGCGTTGTAGATCTTTGGCAGCTTGCCGGCCGGGAATTCAACGTCGATCACCGGGCCGATCACCTGCCGGATGATGCCTTTGGTGCCGGTGGCAGTAGCAGCAGCCATTTATGGGGAGAAGTCGCTGGGGACGCGCAGCGGGCTCAAACCCGCTCCGAAGCGGCGCAACCTTACCACCGCGTGCCATCCGCCTAGGGGCTGTTCGGTCGAGTCGCCACCACTGTTCGGTCAACCGCCCAGGCCAGCGCTTGAACCCCAGTAGCTCTCCCCAATAGCTTGGCACTCAAGGCAGGTGAGTGCTAACTCGCTTTGCCCGGCGTTTCGACGCCGCGACCCTGGCAGCGTCTCTGGCGCCATGCCAATGGTTTCGCTTTCTTCATCGCATTCCATCCATGGCTGCTGTTTCTCTCAGCGTTTCCACCGTCAAGCCCCTGGGCGACCGCATCTTTATCAAGGTGTCGGAGTCTGAGGAAAAAACCGCCGGCGGCATCCTTCTGCCTGACACCGCCAAGGAAAAGCCCCAGGTGGGTGAAGTGGTGCAGGTGGGGCCGGGTAAGTGCAACGACGATGGCTCTCGTCAGACCCCTGAAGTGAGCATCGGCGACAAGGTGCTTTACAGCAAGTACGCGGGTACCGACATCAAGCTCGGCTCCGATGAGTATGTGCTGCTGTCCGAAAAGGACATCCTGGCTGTCGTCAACTGAGCGATCAGCTCATTCCGACCCACTCCAAGTTTTTAACCGTTTCAATCGCGAGATCCGCCTTCCATGGCTAAGCGCATTATTTACAACGAGCAGGCCCGCCGCGCCCTCGAGAAAGGCATTGACATCCTGGCCGAATCCGTTGCCGTCACCCTTGGACCCAAGGGTCGCAATGTGGTGCTGGAGAAGAAGTTTGGTGCTCCTCAAATCATTAACGATGGCGTCACCATCGCTAAAGAGATTGAGCTTGAGGACCACATCGAGAACACCGGTGTTGCTCTGATTCGTCAGGCCGCCTCAAAGACCAACGACGCTGCCGGCGACGGCACCACCACCGCCACCGTGCTGGCCCACGCCATGGTGAAGGCCGGGCTGCGCAACGTGGCCGCCGGCGCCAATGCGATCACCCTCAAGAAGGGCATCGACAAGGCCGCCGAGTTCTTGGTTGAAAAGATCAAGGAGCACGCCAAGCCGATCAGCGACTCCAACGCCATCGCCCAGGTGGGCACCATCTCTGCCGGCAACGACGAAGAAGTCGGCAAGATGATCGCCGACGCCATGGATAAGGTTGGCAAAGAGGGTGTGATTTCCCTCGAGGAAGGAAAGTCGATGACCACCGAGCTGGAGGTCACCGAGGGCATGCGCTTCGACAAGGGCTACATCTCCCCCTACTTCGCCACCGACACCGAGCGGATGGAAGCGGTGCTCGAAGAGCCTTACATCCTGCTCACCGATAAGAAGATCGGCTTGGTGCAGGATCTGGTGCCCGTGCTCGAGCAGATTGCCCGCACAGGCAAGCCTCTGCTGATCATCGCTGAGGACATCGAGAAGGAAGCACTCGCCACTCTGGTGGTGAACCGTCTGCGCGGTGTGCTCAACGTGGCCGCTGTCAAGGCTCCTGGCTTCGGCGATCGCCGTAAGGCCATGCTTGAAGACATCGCCGTTCTCACCAACGGTCAGCTGATCACTGAGGACGCCGGCCTCAAGCTGGAGAACGCCAAGCTGGAGATGC
Coding sequences:
- the atpC gene encoding ATP synthase F1 subunit epsilon; its protein translation is MSLTLRVLAPDQSVFDGNADEVILPSTTGQLGILPGHVSLLTALDFGVLRVREGNGWQAIALQGGFAEVDADEVTVLVNAAELGNSINADAAGKELDAATAALAKFEGQPASADKIKAQQELARARARVQAAKA
- the atpD gene encoding F0F1 ATP synthase subunit beta, which codes for MAAATATGTKGIIRQVIGPVIDVEFPAGKLPKIYNALRVTGKNSAGQDVALTAEVQQLLGDHRVRAVAMSTTDGLVRGMEAVDTGAAISVPVGEATLGRIFNVLGEPVDEQGPVTTTATAPIHREAPKLTDLETKPQVFETGIKVIDLLAPYRQGGKVGLFGGAGVGKTVLIQELINNIAKEHGGVSVFAGVGERTREGNDLYEEFKESGVINPDDLSKSKVALCYGQMNEPPGARMRVGLSALTMAEHFRDVNKQDVLLFVDNIFRFVQAGSEVSALLGRMPSAVGYQPTLGTDVGALQERITSTLEGSITSIQAVYVPADDLTDPAPATTFAHLDATTVLSRGLASKGIYPAVDPLDSTSTMLQPAVVGDEHYRTARAVQSTLQRYKELQDIIAILGLDELSEDDRRTVDRARKIEKFLSQPFFVAEIFTGMPGKYVKLADTISGFNMILAGELDHLPEAAFYLVGNIDEVKAKAAKIQAEAKG
- the groES gene encoding co-chaperone GroES, encoding MAAVSLSVSTVKPLGDRIFIKVSESEEKTAGGILLPDTAKEKPQVGEVVQVGPGKCNDDGSRQTPEVSIGDKVLYSKYAGTDIKLGSDEYVLLSEKDILAVVN
- the groL gene encoding chaperonin GroEL (60 kDa chaperone family; promotes refolding of misfolded polypeptides especially under stressful conditions; forms two stacked rings of heptamers to form a barrel-shaped 14mer; ends can be capped by GroES; misfolded proteins enter the barrel where they are refolded when GroES binds) — translated: MAKRIIYNEQARRALEKGIDILAESVAVTLGPKGRNVVLEKKFGAPQIINDGVTIAKEIELEDHIENTGVALIRQAASKTNDAAGDGTTTATVLAHAMVKAGLRNVAAGANAITLKKGIDKAAEFLVEKIKEHAKPISDSNAIAQVGTISAGNDEEVGKMIADAMDKVGKEGVISLEEGKSMTTELEVTEGMRFDKGYISPYFATDTERMEAVLEEPYILLTDKKIGLVQDLVPVLEQIARTGKPLLIIAEDIEKEALATLVVNRLRGVLNVAAVKAPGFGDRRKAMLEDIAVLTNGQLITEDAGLKLENAKLEMLGTARRITINKDTTTIVAEGNEVAVKARCEQIRKQMDETDSSYDKEKLQERLAKLSGGVAVVKVGAATETEMKDKKLRLEDAINATKAAVEEGIVPGGGTTLAHLAPALEQWAAANLSGEELIGATIVASSLTAPLKRIAENAGVNGSVVAEHVKNKPFTEGYNAATGEYVDMLAAGIVDPAKVTRSGLQNAASIAGMVLTTECIVADMPEKKEAAPAGGGMGGDFDY